One segment of Asterias rubens chromosome 2, eAstRub1.3, whole genome shotgun sequence DNA contains the following:
- the LOC117303651 gene encoding adhesion G protein-coupled receptor L4-like, with the protein MPFGCSKDVASSGSIIFLILYAFTILMLQCAEAGCEEKTYCYHDGVCGYGPGDNETSICLCTPQYCGPRCQFVSPCLNGGSCAIHADSTGVTLSCDCPVNFTGRLCEHYHACSSDPCPGNRRCEIDDLNHYRCLCLDEGYHGSKCDVYNVCHESPCLNGGDCIFAGHNRSVCECSPNSTGYYGVRCEQFDFCLTSPCNAGTCLQDHNGGSNVTCVCDGLHYGNFCQYEDQCVSSPCYNEGQCSTLETGGYSCDCPPGYHGNRCFLSVCYFTFCRNDGTCFVNKDGDPLCWCTDEYYGAVCESLNPCLKSDLCQNGGNCTDVSGASFGCDCAVGWNGFLCRQVDRCVSSPCHENQTCVSTMGSYTCNCRTVGYYGTHCTEYDACTDTPCLNGGRCVSGRDTEYTCDCTPHDYPTGYYGTNCELFEPCSEHLHGVCSYHGDCEFKDSEPGYECTQCDEGFYGTRCERYDSCHSKPCLNGGQCIPIYLFQDHWCNCSLQYTGKNCEKPVTCNNGHPSVTVSTKGAYVWPDVLIKETGSLPCEVGDGFATRQCEAVISSGSVLGTYWLSPDTSACHMVNLTTEVAKNFTYYLLHTTSNAEDMYQEELTSSTDLLLAIIIYAYVDLHFANDVMVCMSNILEVNETIIRDSSVESETNTKLLSVIDSFAENTVLSTNDSKAELITDNIEITINDVPMGQALTTGSDFQSSLPNSSGVYMKVPAEAFLESRTTGDEIDSVRVNYVILSNTKLFIPTDGESSEVSYGYAVSANIIGKTVTGLKEPVTISLPMDNDAFGRHPKCAFWNEEDRRWDTTGMQLISTENNSVVCQSRHLTYFAIIMDPGLSVKMSPFHRRNMTIISKVGVSITLIGLLLTFITYVLFKQLRVTRSGKILIHLCASLFCLNLVFFIDSIPSMTSSYIVCMGCAILLHYFVLTSFAWMGMEAVNMYRALVQVFVRGSTGCFMTKCILLSWGAPICIVTITAAADITHYGRERDFCLVLKTNPYVYYITYLGPCCLILAANIVVFAMVIHAVSSCKSKRLRSGSATTMPKGVRKTQIGCALSVTFLLGLTWVFGLFAVGEATLAFQYIFTILNTMQGFFIFLFRCALYPEALRCWRSLIVHHTLNPRRTPGNTAMKNNTNSHSQKGTSKCALSSHPQPMVPIMNVAYVPDDVGRKGTQLPTSKSNKYAMNSYEKEITLWGKAMNVRNVTLNNIKPRNCNEGL; encoded by the exons GCTGTGAAGAGAAAACCTACTGTTACCACGATGGTGTTTGCGGGTATGGTCCAGGTGACAACGAGACGTCAATATGCCTCTGCACGCCCCAATATTGCGGTCCCCGATGCCAGTTTGTTTCCCCGTGCCTGAACGGCGGATCATGTGCCATTCACGCGGACAGCACTGGGGTGACTCTGAGCTGCGATTGCCCCGTCAACTTCACCGGGCGGTTGTGCGAGCACTATCACGCCTGCTCGTCGGATCCGTGCCCGGGCAATCGCCGATGTGAAATCGATGACCTGAATCATTATAGATGTCTGTGCTTGGATGAAGGGTATCACGGTTCGAAGTGTGACGTTTACAACGTATGCCACGAGTCACCTTGTCTAAACGGTGGTGACTGCATCTTTGCAGGCCACAACAG GTCTGTTTGCGAGTGCAGTCCCAACAGCACTGGTTATTACGGAGTACGTTGTGAGCAGTTTGACTTCTGCCTCACGTCACCATGCAATGCAGGGACGTGCCTTCAAGACCACAACGGTGGCTCGAACGTAACCTGCGTGTGTGACGGGTTACACTATGGTAATTTCTGCCAGTATGAGGACCAATGTGTGAGTTCACCGTGCTACAACGAAGGGCAGTGTTCAACACTGGAGACGGGGGGTTACAGCTGCGACTGTCCGCCAGGATACCACGGGAATAGATGTTTTCTGTCAG TGTGTTACTTCACATTCTGTCGCAATGACGGTACCTGCTTCGTGAACAAAGATGGCGACCCACTCTGCTGGTGCACAGATGAATACTACGGTGCCGTCTGTGAGAGTCTAAACCCGTGCCTCAAGAGCGACCTCTGCCAGAACGGTGGAAACTGCACCGATGTTTCAGGGGCCTCGTTCGGCTGCGACTGTGCCGTGGGTTGGAACGGGTTCCTCTGCCGGCAAGTTGACCGGTGTGTCTCGAGTCCGTGTCATGAGAACCAGACGTGTGTTTCTACCATGGGGAGCTATACATGTAACTGCAGGACGGTTGGATACTACGGAACCCACTGCACGGAGTATGATGCTTGCACCGATACACCGTGCCTGAATGGAGGGCGATGTGTTTCAGGGAGAGATACTGA ATACACGTGTGACTGCACCCCACACGATTACCCAACTGGCTACTACGGGACGAACTGCGAGTTGTTCGAGCCGTGCTCCGAGCATCTTCACGGGGTGTGTTCGTACCACGGCGACTGTGAGTTCAAAGACTCGGAACCAGGCTACGAGTGCACACAGTGTGACGAGGGTTTCTACGGGACGCGGTGTGAACGCTACGATAGCTGTCACAGCAAGCCGTGTCTGAACGGCGGCCAGTGTATTCCGATCTACCTATTCCAGGACCACTGGTGTAATTGCTCGTTGCAGTATACAGGGAAGAATTGCGAAAAACCAG TAACATGCAACAACGGACATCCCAGCGTGACTGTTAGTACAAAAGGGGCGTACgtatggcctgatgttttgatcAAAGAGACCGGGTCGCTCCCGTGTGAAGTCGGTGATGGCTTTGCTACGAGGCAGTGTGAAGCCGTGATATCGTCCGGCAGCGTGCTCGGTACATACTGGCTGTCCCCCGATACATCAGCATGCCATATG GTCAACCTAACCACAGAGGTAGCCAAGAACTTCACGTACTATTTACTGCATACTACGAGCAACGCTGAGGATATGTACCAGGAGGAGCTGACGTCATCGACTGACCTGCTGCTCGCTATCATAATCTACGCCTACGTTGACCTTCAC TTTgccaatgacgtcatggtgtGCATGAGTAATATATTGGAAGTCAACGAAACGATTATTCGAGACAGCTCTGTTGAGTCAGAGACCAACACAAA ACTCCTGTCCGTGATAGACTCATTTGCAGAGAACACAGTCCTGAGTACGAATGACTCGAAAGCTGAACTCATAACGGACAATATTGAGATTACGATCAATGACGTACCCATGGGTCAGGCCTTGACAACGGGCTCTGATTTCCAGTCGTCACTGCCCAACTCTAGCGGG GTTTATATGAAGGTTCCAGCTGAAGCTTTCCTAGAGTCCCGAACCACAGGAGACGAAATCGACTCTGTTCGAGTGAATTATGTGATCTTGTCAAATACAAAGCTCTTCATACCCACTGATGGTGAGTCGTCTGAAGTGAGTTATGGCTATGCCGTATCGGCTAACATCATCGGTAAGACAGTGACAGGTCTGAAGGAGCCAGTTACCATCAGCCTACCGATGGACAAC GATGCATTTGGAAGACATCCAAAATGTGCGTTTTGGAATGAGGAAG ATCGGAGATGGGACACGACAGGAATGCAGCTCATCTCGACAGAAAACAACTCCGTCGTTTGTCAGTCTCGTCACCTGACGTACTTTGCAATCATCATG GACCCTGGACTGTCGGTCAAAATGTCGCCATTTCACAGGAGAAATATGACCATCATCAGCAAGGTTGGAGTTAGCATTACTCTTATAGGACTTCTACTGACGTTCATCACTTATGTCCTCTTCAA GCAACTGAGAGTCACGCGCTCGGGCAAGATACTGATCCACCTCTGCGCATCCCTATTCTGCCTCAACTTGGTATTCTTCATTGACAGCATACCCTCCATGACGTCATCGTATATAGTCTGCATGGGCTGCGCCATCTTGCTGCACTACTTTGTGCTGACGTCATTTGCGTGGATGGGGATGGAGGCGGTGAATATGTACAGGGCACTGGTTCAGGTATTCGTCCGAGGGAGCACCGGGTGCTTCATGACAAAATGCATCCTGCTGTCATGGG GCGCACCGATATGTATAGTGACTATAACAGCAGCTGCGGACATCACACATTACGGACGAGAGAGAGACTT CTGTTTGGTGCTGAAGACCAATCCGTACGTGTACTACATCACGTATCTTGGGCCTTGTTGCTTGATCTTGGCGGCCAACATTGTGGTATTCGCTATGGTGATCCACGCAGTCAGTTCATGCAAAAGCAAGAGACTACGATCCGGCAGTGCTACGACTATGCCAAAAGGGGTGCGAAAGACACAG ATTGGTTGCGCTCTGTCTGTGACTTTCCTTCTCGGTTTGACCTGGGTGTTTGGTTTGTTCGCTGTGGGAGAAGCTACCCTAGCATTCCAGTATATCTTCACCATACTCAACACCATGCAAG gtttcttcattttcttgttCCGGTGCGCGCTCTACCCGGAAGCCCTGCGCTGCTGGCGCTCCCTGATCGTACACCACACACTCAACCCACGCCGTACACCAGGCAACACCGCTATGAAGAACAACACCAACTCACACAGCCAAAAGGGTACCAGTAAGTGTGCCCTATCATCCCACCCTCAGCCAATGGTACCTATCATGAATGTTGCGTATGTTCCAGACGATGTAGGTCGAAAGGGAACGCAACTCCCGACCAGTAAATCCAATAAGTATGCGATGAATTCTTATGAGAAAGAGATTACTTTATGGGGGAAAGCGATGAACGTGAGGAATGTGACCCTTAACAATATCAAGCCGAGAAATTGTAATGAAGGCttgtaa